One Corynebacterium appendicis CIP 107643 DNA window includes the following coding sequences:
- a CDS encoding type II toxin-antitoxin system prevent-host-death family antitoxin translates to MSAREFNQELSRAKREALVSPVIVTDRGEPSHVLMSYGEYERLTRSPGSFVEKLLIDDPVDVDIDKSELGLRPVEF, encoded by the coding sequence ATGTCTGCTCGCGAGTTCAACCAAGAGCTCAGTCGTGCGAAACGGGAAGCGCTTGTATCCCCGGTAATCGTCACTGACCGTGGTGAACCATCCCATGTGCTTATGTCTTACGGAGAATATGAGAGGCTGACGCGTTCACCCGGGAGCTTTGTTGAAAAGCTATTGATCGATGATCCCGTCGACGTGGATATAGACAAGTCTGAGCTAGGCTTGCGGCCGGTCGAATTCTGA
- a CDS encoding type II toxin-antitoxin system VapC family toxin: MYILDTNVISQFHKPRPDKGVLAWVGERSEAELHISVITVMEIEIGIRRLERRDGEQARRLQNWLDHTVIRAFQGRILPIDLDVARRCAPRHVPDPAPERDALIAATASSHGFTVVTRNEKDFRRLGVPVLNPFEVLDA; encoded by the coding sequence ATGTACATCCTCGACACGAACGTTATTAGCCAGTTCCATAAGCCTCGTCCTGACAAGGGAGTCTTGGCATGGGTTGGGGAGCGCAGCGAAGCAGAACTCCATATTTCCGTCATCACGGTGATGGAGATTGAGATCGGCATTCGCCGCCTCGAACGGCGTGATGGGGAACAGGCACGGCGGTTGCAGAACTGGCTTGATCACACGGTGATCCGAGCATTCCAGGGACGGATACTGCCGATCGACCTCGACGTCGCTCGTCGTTGCGCACCCCGACACGTTCCGGACCCGGCTCCGGAAAGGGATGCTCTTATCGCGGCCACTGCCTCTTCACACGGCTTCACCGTCGTGACGCGCAACGAGAAGGATTTCCGGCGGCTAGGGGTTCCGGTGCTCAACCCGTTCGAGGTGTTAGATGCCTGA
- a CDS encoding DNA-formamidopyrimidine glycosylase family protein: protein MPEGDSVYQLSKRLQFMTGREVTASSLRVPRFATVDFTGMTVERVWPYGKHLFMQFGAAGHDAQILHTHLKMEGTWSVHRAGARWSKPGHTARVVLQLFDDAGDIELIGHSLGLVDVFPVREYETEMGYLGPDLLAEDFDHDEALRRILADPEREIGRSLLDQYRVAGIGNEYRAEICFLGGVHPARTVAEVGQGGVIKLLRIARRLMWANKDEVKRVTTGVKRAGETSYVFGRNKKPCRRCATLITKGFLGGQGDLERVIWWCPTCQPEPD, encoded by the coding sequence ATGCCTGAAGGTGATTCCGTCTACCAGCTGTCCAAACGGCTGCAGTTCATGACCGGGCGTGAAGTGACAGCGTCATCGTTGCGGGTCCCGCGGTTTGCCACCGTCGACTTCACGGGCATGACAGTGGAGCGCGTGTGGCCGTATGGAAAACACCTCTTCATGCAGTTCGGCGCCGCCGGTCATGATGCGCAGATACTGCACACGCACCTGAAGATGGAAGGCACGTGGTCCGTCCACCGTGCTGGGGCTCGCTGGTCGAAGCCCGGCCACACCGCGCGCGTCGTGCTCCAGCTTTTCGACGACGCCGGCGACATCGAGCTCATCGGTCACTCCTTGGGGCTGGTCGATGTCTTCCCCGTCCGCGAGTACGAGACTGAGATGGGCTACCTCGGACCTGATCTTCTGGCCGAGGACTTCGACCACGACGAGGCGTTGCGTCGCATCCTTGCCGATCCGGAGCGAGAGATCGGCCGTAGTTTGCTCGACCAGTATCGCGTAGCAGGCATCGGCAATGAATACCGTGCGGAGATCTGCTTCCTCGGCGGCGTCCATCCGGCGCGGACTGTGGCTGAGGTGGGGCAGGGTGGCGTGATCAAGCTCCTGCGCATTGCGCGCCGTTTGATGTGGGCGAATAAAGACGAGGTCAAACGCGTGACCACCGGGGTGAAGCGCGCGGGCGAGACCTCCTACGTGTTCGGGCGCAACAAAAAGCCCTGCCGCCGGTGCGCCACCTTGATCACCAAGGGGTTTCTGGGCGGGCAGGGCGATTTAGAGCGCGTGATCTGGTGGTGTCCCACCTGTCAGCCGGAGCCTGACTAA
- a CDS encoding DedA family protein, producing the protein MSAIIDWIVSLMDTLGAPGVGIAILLENLFPPIPSEVVLPLGGFTVAQGSLSFIPVFIWATVGSVVGAYMLYGIGAWLGADRLRAIADWMWLVKASDVDKSLAWFDKYGKPSILFGRLIPGIRSLISIPAGLDRMNLLTFGLWTTLGSAVWNFILIFLGFKLGENWEAVTGYIDQYSKVVYVILILILLGFLIFFIRRAIREKNEAPTA; encoded by the coding sequence ATGTCCGCGATCATTGACTGGATTGTCAGTTTGATGGATACGCTCGGCGCCCCCGGCGTCGGCATTGCCATCCTGCTCGAGAACCTCTTCCCGCCCATCCCCTCCGAGGTGGTCCTGCCGCTCGGCGGCTTCACCGTCGCCCAGGGCTCGCTGAGCTTCATCCCGGTGTTCATCTGGGCCACCGTCGGCTCCGTCGTCGGCGCGTACATGTTGTACGGCATCGGCGCCTGGCTTGGCGCGGACCGCCTGCGCGCGATCGCCGACTGGATGTGGCTGGTCAAGGCGTCCGACGTCGACAAGTCCCTCGCTTGGTTCGACAAATACGGCAAGCCGTCGATTCTCTTCGGCCGCCTGATCCCCGGCATCCGCTCGCTAATCTCCATCCCGGCTGGCCTGGACCGGATGAACCTGCTCACCTTCGGTCTGTGGACCACCCTCGGCTCCGCCGTCTGGAATTTCATCCTCATCTTCCTGGGCTTCAAGCTCGGCGAGAACTGGGAGGCCGTCACCGGCTACATCGACCAGTATTCCAAGGTCGTCTACGTGATTCTCATCCTGATCTTGCTCGGTTTCCTCATCTTCTTCATCCGCCGTGCGATCCGCGAGAAGAACGAGGCACCGACTGCTTAG
- a CDS encoding glutamate-cysteine ligase family protein: MGDAVSRDSYTPKERTKYRQALLDDLEIFDQHLQEAEFVDHGTIGLELELNLVDDDMAPAGCNEAVLAELSGEYQAEVGRYNVELNHPPLDLSGDGLTVLHEGLDERLRAVDTAAKKAGANLAMIGTLPTVTTDYLQSDEWMTQENRYSALSNMVVETRGELVQIDVARQERYRATFDDIATESTCTSMQLHLQVAPDRFPEAWNASQAIAGPQVALSANSPLFMGHRTWHESRIPVFKQSIDTRTDTLVNQGVRPRVWFGERWITSVFDLFEENVRYFSPLIPESRTDAGKPMMDGNSPGLHYLNLHNGTVWRWNRPIYDPSLQLSHIRVENRLLAAGPTTIDIIADAAFYYGLVKFLSEQTRPVWSRLTFENARDNFYAGAREGIGATMTWPTLGRIDVSNLVLNHLLDQAHEGLRSLDVDEELADKYLKVIEGRAWHRQNGATWQLDMLDKIGAGTKPGTPERQVALAKVLRIYLENQRKGAPVHTWSTEVA; encoded by the coding sequence ATGGGCGATGCCGTTTCACGCGATTCATACACCCCCAAAGAGCGGACGAAATACCGTCAGGCGCTCCTGGACGACCTGGAGATTTTCGACCAGCACCTCCAGGAGGCGGAATTCGTCGACCATGGCACGATCGGGCTCGAACTCGAGCTCAATCTCGTAGACGACGACATGGCGCCGGCAGGCTGCAACGAGGCGGTGCTCGCGGAGCTTTCCGGTGAATACCAGGCTGAGGTCGGCCGCTACAACGTCGAGCTGAACCACCCGCCCCTGGACCTGTCCGGTGACGGGCTGACGGTGCTGCATGAGGGGCTGGACGAGCGTCTCCGGGCCGTCGATACGGCAGCGAAGAAAGCTGGCGCGAATCTGGCGATGATCGGCACGCTGCCGACTGTGACCACGGACTACCTGCAGAGCGACGAGTGGATGACGCAGGAGAACCGCTATTCCGCGTTGTCGAATATGGTCGTCGAAACGCGCGGCGAGCTCGTGCAGATCGACGTCGCGCGGCAGGAGCGCTACCGCGCCACCTTCGACGACATCGCCACGGAATCGACCTGTACCTCGATGCAGCTGCACCTCCAGGTCGCGCCGGACCGGTTCCCGGAGGCGTGGAATGCATCGCAGGCGATCGCGGGCCCGCAGGTGGCATTGAGTGCGAATTCGCCGCTGTTCATGGGGCACCGCACGTGGCACGAATCGCGCATCCCGGTGTTCAAGCAGTCGATCGACACCCGCACGGACACGCTGGTCAACCAAGGAGTCCGGCCGCGCGTGTGGTTCGGCGAGCGCTGGATCACGAGCGTGTTCGACCTGTTCGAGGAGAATGTCCGGTACTTCTCCCCTCTCATTCCGGAATCCCGCACGGACGCGGGCAAGCCGATGATGGACGGCAACAGCCCGGGCCTGCACTATCTGAACCTGCACAACGGCACGGTGTGGCGCTGGAACCGCCCGATCTACGATCCGTCGCTCCAGCTGTCCCACATCCGCGTGGAGAACCGCCTGCTCGCCGCCGGGCCGACGACGATCGACATCATCGCCGACGCCGCGTTCTACTACGGCCTGGTCAAGTTCTTGAGCGAGCAGACCCGTCCGGTCTGGTCGCGTCTGACCTTCGAGAACGCCCGCGATAATTTCTATGCCGGCGCACGCGAGGGTATCGGCGCAACGATGACGTGGCCGACGCTGGGGCGTATCGACGTCTCCAACCTCGTCCTCAACCACCTCCTCGACCAGGCACACGAGGGTCTGCGTTCCCTCGATGTCGACGAGGAGCTGGCTGATAAGTATCTGAAAGTCATCGAGGGCCGCGCCTGGCACCGCCAAAACGGCGCGACCTGGCAGCTCGACATGCTGGACAAGATCGGCGCTGGCACGAAGCCCGGCACACCTGAACGTCAGGTTGCTCTCGCGAAGGTTTTGAGGATCTACCTGGAAAATCAGAGGAAAGGCGCGCCGGTTCATACTTGGTCGACGGAGGTCGCATAA